A window of Methylomonas sp. 11b genomic DNA:
GCACCGACATCAACGCCTATCTGGCGCAACACGAACGCAAAGAATTGCTGCGGTTTTTAACCTGCGGCAATGTCGACGACGGCAAGAGCACCTTGATTGGTCGTTTGCTGCACGACTCGAAAATGATTTACGAAGACCAACTGGCGGCAGTGCAGGCCGACAGCGTCAAGTCCGGCACCACCGGCGCCGGCAAGATCGATTTGGCCTTGCTGGTTGACGGCTTGCAGGCCGAGCGCGAGCAAGGCATCACCATCGACGTGGCTTACCGTTACTTTTCGACCTCTACTCGCAAATTCATCATCGCCGACACCCCCGGACACGAGCAATACACCCGCAATATGGCCACCGGCGCTTCGACCTGCGACTTAGCGGTCATTCTGATCGACGCCCGCTACGGCGTGCAAACCCAAACCAAACGCCACAGTTTCATAGCCTCGCTGTTGGGCCTGAAACACATCATCGTCGCTATCAACAAAATGGACTTGGTGGGTTATAGCGAAGAGACTTACCGGAAAATTCAGGACGACTATCTGGCCTTCGTGAAAACCCTGGATCTGCACGACGTACATTTCATCCCGATGTCGGCATTGGACGGCGATAACGTGGTCAACCCCAGCGAAAATATGCCCTGGTTTACCGGCATGCCGATGATGGAACTGCTGAACAGCATCGAAATCGCCAGCGACCACAATTTCGACGACGCCCGTTTTCCGGTGCAATACGTCAACCGCCCCAACCTGGATTTTCGCGGCTTTTGCGGCACTGTCGCTTCCGGCGTATTCAAAAAAGGTGATCAAATCACGGCATTGCCATCAGGTAAAACCAGCAAAATCAAATCCATCGTTACTTTCGACGGTGACTTGGAGCAAGCTTTTGCGTCTATGGCCGTAACCTTGACTTTGGAAGACGAAATCGACGTCAGCCGTGGCGACATCATCCTGGGTCAACAGCAAGCCGCACCCAGCATCGCCGACAAATTCAAAGCCACTATCGTCTGGATGACTGAGCAAGCCATGGTCCCAGGCCGGCAGTATGTGATCAAACTGGCGACGCGCAGCGTGTCCGGCTCGGTGTCGATGATTCATCACCGCATCGACGTGAATACGCTGGAACACCACGATGCCATGGAATTAAAGCTAAACGAAATCGGCTCCTGCACTGTGACGGTCAATGCGCCGGTGGTGTTCGACCCT
This region includes:
- the cysN gene encoding sulfate adenylyltransferase subunit CysN, whose product is MSHQSDLISTDINAYLAQHERKELLRFLTCGNVDDGKSTLIGRLLHDSKMIYEDQLAAVQADSVKSGTTGAGKIDLALLVDGLQAEREQGITIDVAYRYFSTSTRKFIIADTPGHEQYTRNMATGASTCDLAVILIDARYGVQTQTKRHSFIASLLGLKHIIVAINKMDLVGYSEETYRKIQDDYLAFVKTLDLHDVHFIPMSALDGDNVVNPSENMPWFTGMPMMELLNSIEIASDHNFDDARFPVQYVNRPNLDFRGFCGTVASGVFKKGDQITALPSGKTSKIKSIVTFDGDLEQAFASMAVTLTLEDEIDVSRGDIILGQQQAAPSIADKFKATIVWMTEQAMVPGRQYVIKLATRSVSGSVSMIHHRIDVNTLEHHDAMELKLNEIGSCTVTVNAPVVFDPYKRNKTTGSFIVIDRLTNVTVGAGMITGDASAEDWSPVSAAERAIRFSQTASIIALNGANAKQVAYQLERKLFDTGHATTVLEQANDALANAIKNAGLLCLCLDEKPTSADLSFDCDQYNVDEIYVALKNREVIR